Part of the Sulfurimonas denitrificans DSM 1251 genome is shown below.
ATGCGTCAAGCAGAACCTCTTGGCGGTGGTTGTACTTGTCTGTTATATCTTTTACACACTGCTGATCGCCATTTAATGCAATAGTAGCTGCAACTTGGATAGGCGTAAACATTCCATAATCCAACCATGATTTTATCTTTTGAAGTGCGCCAATAAGCTTTTTGTTTCCTACAAAGAAACCAACACGCCAACCTGCCATATTATAGCTTTTTGATAGTGTGAAACTCTCAACAGCAACATCCTTAGCACCCTCAACACTCATAATAGATGGAGTTACATAACCATCAAAAGTTATATCTCCATAAGCAATATCGCTGATAACGTAAAATCTCTTCTCTTTTGCCATTGCAACAAGGCGAACATAAAAATCTTGTGTTACTGTCGCTGTTGTCGGGTTGTGAGGGAAGTTTACAAGAACAAATTTTGGCTTAGGAGATGATTCCTTAAAAACTCTATCTAAATCTTCAAAAAACTTATCTTCATTAAGTCTGTAATCTTCATCAAACTCTATTCCAAACTTTGAAACATTTCCGCCAGCAAGAATAAAAGAGTACTCATGTATCGGATATGTAGGATCTGGTACGATTGCAACATCGCCAGGATTTGTGATAGCATAAGCAAGATGCGCATAACCCTCTTTTGAGCCCATAGTCGCTACACACTCAGTGGAAGGGTCTAAATCACAGTCGTATCTTCTTTTATACCAATCAGCAATTGCAACTAGAAGTTTTGGAATACCTTTTGAAACAGAGTAACCATGTGTTCTTGTCTTTTGCGCAGACTCTATCAACTTCTCTCTAATATGCTCTGGAGTATCGCCATCTGGATTTCCCA
Proteins encoded:
- a CDS encoding LL-diaminopimelate aminotransferase, with amino-acid sequence MFDEIQFDRMKRLPKYVFAEVNELKMAERRAGVDVIDFSMGNPDGDTPEHIREKLIESAQKTRTHGYSVSKGIPKLLVAIADWYKRRYDCDLDPSTECVATMGSKEGYAHLAYAITNPGDVAIVPDPTYPIHEYSFILAGGNVSKFGIEFDEDYRLNEDKFFEDLDRVFKESSPKPKFVLVNFPHNPTTATVTQDFYVRLVAMAKEKRFYVISDIAYGDITFDGYVTPSIMSVEGAKDVAVESFTLSKSYNMAGWRVGFFVGNKKLIGALQKIKSWLDYGMFTPIQVAATIALNGDQQCVKDITDKYNHRQEVLLDAFDRAGWHIKKNQASMFVWAKIPDYCLHLGSLEFSKKLLKEAGVAVAPGIGFGVYGDEYVRIALIENDNRIRQAARNIKEFLKQFQDKA